The Nematostella vectensis chromosome 11, jaNemVect1.1, whole genome shotgun sequence nucleotide sequence AGAGCATGAGTGATAAGTGGGAGGACTGGGGAGATGAATTCAGCATCAAGATTGAacccacctcccctccccctgacagTGCGCAGCATGCTGAGACAGACGAACAGGACCTCTTTAAAGATATGACACCAGTATTCCAGAAACCAAAAAAGGTCAGTTCTATACATGACACCAGTATTCCAGAAACCCAATATTGTCAGTTCTATACATGAGACCAGTATTCCAGAAACCCAAAAAGGTCAGTTCTATACATGACACCAGTATTCCAGAAACCCAATATTGTTAGTTCTATACATGAGACCAGTATTCCAGAAACCCAAAATGGTCAGTTCTATACATGACACCAGTATTCCAGAAACCCAATATTGTCAGTTCTATACATGACACCAGTATTCCAGGAACCCAAAATGGTCAGTTCTATACTTGACACCAGTATTCCAGAAACCCAAAAAGGTCAGTTCTATACATGAGACCAGTATTCCAGAAACCCAAAATTGTCAGTTCTATGCTTGACACCAGTAATCCAGAAACCCAAAAAGGTCAATTCTATACATGACACCAGAAACCCAAAAAGATCAGTTCTATTCATGACACCTGTATTCCAAAAACTCAAAAGGTCAGATTTATATACTGCTGGgatatttcctttttgtaaTATAACTCATTCGTATACAATATACATTCTTCCTCTCTGAGCTGACTTATCATTGTCATAATTTTGTCAACAGCAATTGAAGTCAGCTTTTTATCAAATACAAAGTCAGCACCAAATCACCATTGTTCTATCACCATTTGTGAAACCATTTGCcattgtattgttttttttttatagattgctgtaaagaaaacaaagtcaAACCCAAACCAACATATGAAGCAAGTAACCAACAGACTGAACTTTGATATgacctaccctcccccccaggTTAGTTTTTTTACATACTACCCTGTTTCCTTTTCCCCATCTCTTCTTTCTTCCCTCTTAAGGTGGCCCGCTTTTATTAATAAGAATGTTTTCCCAAAAAATCATTGATCTTCGAAGCCCTTCCATACGATCATTATTTGTGTGATCTCTCTAATCCCTTCGAGTTCTACAGTAGTAATATATAAAATACTGTACATTCTGAGTTCATTGTAATGCTAGATTAGATCCAAACTGATTGCAGATTAATCAAAGGTTGAAGACCCTAGTACCAAAACATTGTGCAATTATTGAATTGTGTATTTGAAGGAACCTATTAAGTAATCATTCATGCAAGAAGGAACCAAGGTCCCATTGTTCGGTGGCAAAAAGCTTACCCCATATAGGATCTTTTTATCCAAAGCATACTGGTGAGAACATGTAGAATATAGTAAGATTTTGAGGAAATTGTGTGAAGAATGTGCTCCCTAATATATCTTATTGTCGATTTTCTGTTTTGAATCCATCAGATGGAGCACGGACAATAGCTTTTTTCTCTTCTAATTTTAAGAGTGTTGGGACAGTTCTCTGAGGGTCGTTGCTAGGCAAACTTTAAGACGTTATAAATCAGCCAAACATTTGTGAAATGGAATGCATTTAGGCATGGCATCATTGTTAGAATCATCTACGCATGCGCAATTGAATAATGTGAAAAAGCCTGGTTACTAATGCAAATGTTGTGATTAATTATCTTATGAAAATATCAACTTTTCTCTCGCCTTTTTAACAGTGAAATACGCATTGAAACAACtctttatttgctcaaatcaGCACTTCAAGTCGCTAAGTAGGTGCCCTAGGTATAAAAACGTGCTTGCCCACTTTTATTCTACGTTATTTGCTGTTAATTACGTTTTTCTTGTCAGTTTTAGGCGTTTGCTAAAAATGTTGTTTGCGCAAGTTGTTTTCCCGCCAATCGATTTTCCTGCCCGAAAGTGTGAAGTTCCCGGATGATAGCCCACGCGCCGAACAACTGAATTGCCACTTACTAAGGTTCCTTTAACAAAGTTCCCCACATCAACTTTCTCTTATAAGccatattacaaaaaaataataatccctaacaataaataaaaaaaacattaggtaaaatattgttttaagTGTAACTTATGCTTTAATTCTTTGTCTCGGCCAATCAAATTTCTGGTATTcacaacaacatttttttacatgCCAGTGTGCATTTTGCATTCCATGCATTTTTTCGAGGTTAGCTCTTAACTGGACTGTTACTGAGATATAATGATATCCAGTCTGGCCAAACTTGTTataaatctttttttctaGATTTTCAAATTGTTATAGTCAACTTTTAAAAAGATCAGCCCAATGAAATATCATATTTCATAAGCGAGATCCTTAACAACCCTGTTGATTTATTACAGTATGTTATTTTAGAAGTGTCTacattttgttattgtctATCTACCTAGACTATGACTCTTCATAAAGTAATGCTAAAGAATGTAAAATTTTAACCCCTGATTGGTTCAGAAGAGTTGGTGAAAACTATGCATGCCAGTTTAATGTCATTAAGAACAATACTTTTactaaaatcatttttatgtGCATATGATGTACTTATCCATTGATGAGGCCACAGCCTtacataataaaacaaaactaaattCTGtcctgtttatttgtttaatcTTCCATTAAATCCTAAAGTTGTGCACATAGCCTGCATTCAGTTGTGCTGTGAAAGGCTTAAGAAACCATCCATGCAAAAACAAACCAAAGTCTCATTGTCCTGCGGCAAAAAGCTTTATAATAGCTTTCCCACAtatattttgtaataaacacaCAGGCCCAAGATATAGAATATAGTGAGATTTTGAGGAAATTTCATGAAACATGTGCTCCCTAATATATCTTttccaagattttttttaaccaatcAAAGAAGAATGAACTATAGTTTTTCTTGAGATAATTTTCACAAGGTTCCCCATGTTAGATTTGTCTAATAAGCCATATATGTCACTGTTAAATATTTGTATTATTTGAATTAGTAAATGTTGCGCTTAGCCTGTGATTCAGCTCTCACGCTGCTaaaggttaaaaaaaacatacctacctacctatctaTTACACATACTAATAAATCCTAAAActcaaatattaaaaatgttAGGCATCATTCAGTTTTAAGTGTAACTTATGTTGTAATTTTTTGTCTTGGCCAATCAAATTTTGAATATTAACAAAGGCATTTTTGACATACAAATGTGCATATGCCGTTGGGTTGCCCAGTTCTTACACAGAGCATTATTTAATAAGCCATATTATTAAATCACAGTTTCTTGTGTAGCCTTCCTTAGAGAGCTACCTCCAAACAAATGCCATAGCCACTATCTTACATGGCTCTTTACCAAATATATTGCATggacttaaaaatattgttatttGTTACATTTCCTCTTTAGGCTGACTTAGGCTCATGGGAAGATGGCGATGATAGTGGCGGATGGGATGCAGAGGGCATGTCTGAGCAGGAGCTGGATATACAAGCTGACAAAGTCATACGAGAGCAAAAACAAGCGGAAAGGGAAAGGAGAGCAATGGAACAACAGAGGAAGAAGGAGGAGCGAGAAGCACTCAGGCAGGGCAAGAAGATGCAGCATCTAGGTACCAAGCTTCATTGATGGATTCATCTTTACATCATCTATAGACCAAGCTACATTGATGGATTCATCTTTACATTATCTATAGACCATGCTACATTGATGGATTCATCTTTACATCATCTATAGACCATGCTACATTGATGGATTCATCTTTACATTATCTATAGACCATGCTACATTGATGGATTCATCTTTACATCATCTAGGGACCAAGCTATATTGATggatttcttttaaaatcatCATGGACCAAGCTATAATATTGATGGATTCATCTTCACATCATCTATAGACCATGCTACATTGACGGATCCATCTTAACATCATCTATAGACCATGCTACATTGATGGATTCATCTTTACATCATCTATAGACCAAGCTACATTGATGGATTCATCTTAACATCATCATGGACCAAGCTACATTGATGGATTCATCTTAACATCATCTATAGACCGTGCTACATTGATGGATTCATCTTAACATCATCTATAGACCAAGCTACATTGATGGATTTATCTTAACATCATCTATAGACCATGCTACATTGTTGAATTCATCTTAACATCATCTATAGACCATGCTACATTGATGAATTCATCTTCACATCATCTATACACCGTGCTACATTGATGGATTCATCTTAACATCATCTATAGACCAAGCTACATTGATGGATTTATCTTAACATCATCTATAGACCATGCTACATTGATGAATTCATCTTCACATCATCTATAGACCGTGCTACATTGATGGATTCATCTTAACATCATCTATAGACCAAGCTACATTGATGGATTTATCTTAACATCATCTATAGACCATGCTACATTGTTGAATTCATCTTAACATCATCTATAGACCATGCTACATTGATGAATTCATCTTCACATCATCACCGTGCTACATTGATGGATTCATCTTTACATTATCTTTAGACCAAGCTACATTGATGGATTCATCTTAACATCATCTATAGACCATGCTACATTGATGAATTCATCTTAACATCATCTATAGACCATGCTACATTGATGAATTCATCTTCACATCATCTATAGACCGTGCTACATTGATGGATTCATCTTAACATCCTCTATAGACCAAGCTATGATGGATTCATCTTAACATCATCTATAGACCATGCTACATTGATGAATTCATCTTCACATCATCTATAGACCATGCTACATTGATGAATTCATCTTCACATCATCTATAGACCGTGCTACATTGATGGATTCATCTTAACATCATCTATAGACCAAGCTACATTGATGGATTTATCTTAACATCATCTATAGACCATGCTACATTGTTGAATTCATCTTAACATCATCTATAGACCATGCTACATTGATGAATTCATCTTCACATCATCTATAGACCGTGCTACATTAATGGATTCATCTTTACATTATCTTTAGACCAAGCTACATTGATGGATTCATCTTAACATCATCTATAGACCATGCTACATTGATGAATTCATCTTAACATCATCTATAGACCATGCTACATTGATGAATTCATCTTCACATCATCTATAGACCGTGCTACATTGATGGATTCATCTTAACATCCTCTATAGACCAAGCTACATTGATGGATTCATCTTAACATCATCTATAGACCATGCTACATTGATGAATTCATCTTCACATCATCTATAGACCGTGCTACATTGATGGATTCATCTTAACATCATCTATAGACCAAGCTACATTGATGGATTTATCTTAACATCATCTATAGACCATGCTACATTGTTGAATTCATCTTAACATCATCTATAGACCATGCTACATTGATGAATTCATCTTCACATCATCTATAGGCCGTGCTACATTGATGGATTCATCTTAACATCATCTATAGACCAAGCAATATTTTTGTTGGTTTGATATGGGAAAAAAGGGAATCAGACAATAGGCTCcgcaaaaaagaaagaaggaaTCTGGTAGGTAGAGACGAATTGGGATCCAGTTAGAACTAGTACAGAATGTATGGGACTCGAACCTGTGTCTGGACCGATTCAACTGTAAAAAGCtccttttttatatcatgaaaAAGCAAGTGCATGGATAATAATAACAAgctattatttatttctatataTTTGGACTCCAAGCCACAGTGACAAGAAGATTTAGcaaaaaattgtcgtttttgccaaacgcggctACTTCCATAGAAGGATGCCGTACCTTAGttcgtaaactttataacttgtaatcagaagacaAAAACAGTGtctgtgaccatctttggtaaatgaagaaaatatctgaaaaagaaactaagactcctcggtaccagtccctcaaaacgacaacgttttcttcatatgcaaCATctagccccccctcccccccccccaaatctgACAATATGACATGGTATGTTTAATGTGAGCAGAGGCATACTTATACCTGATGGAGAATGCTGAGGCATGTGTCGGGTGTATGTCAATGAATTCCAAGTATCGAGTTTGAAAGGACAGCTGTATCATCTTTTAAGCAATAAATTCCTACCGACAATGTATATGCTGCATTGCTTCACAACTCATGCCTACCCATAATGCATTGCCTCGCAACACATGCCTACCCATAATGCATCGCCTCGCAGCTCATGCCTTCCCATAATACATTGCCTAACAACTTAGGCCTACCCATAATGCATTGCCTCGCATTTCATGCCTACCCATAATACATTGCCTCGCAACTCATGACTTCCCATAATACATTGCTTCATAACTCATGCCTACCCATAATACATTGTCTCGCAACTCATGCCTTCCCATAATACATTGCCTCGCAACTCATGCCATTAAAATATCTTTGTTTAGTTTTAGCACTTATATTGATTAAGGtgacggttttttttttttttttttttgccaggtTCCACGCTCTACTGTACTTAGTAAGCTATGGgttcttttcttgtgttgaGTATTGCTAGGTTCCACGCTCTACTGTACTTAGTGAGCTATGGgttcttttcttgtgtttaGTATTGCTAGGTTCCACGCTCTACTGTACTTAGTGAGCTATGGGTTCTTTTCTTGGGTTGAGTATTGCTAGGTTCCACGCTATACTGTACTTAGTAAGCTATGGgttcttttcttgtgttgaGTATTGCTAGGTTCCACGCTATACTGTACTTAGTAAGCTATGGGTTCGTTTCTTGTGTTGAGTATTGCTAGGTTTCACGCTATACTGTACTTAGTGAGCTATGGgttcttttcttgtgttgaGTATTGCTTGGTTCCACGCTATACTGTACTTAGTAAGCTATGGgttcttttcttgtgttgaGTATTGCTAGTTTCCACTCTACTGTTCTTAGTAAGCTATGGgttcttttcttgtgttgaGTATTGCTAGGTTCCACGCTCTACTGTACTTAGTAAGCTATGGgttcttttcttgtgttgaGTATTGCTAGGTTCCACTCTACTGTTCTTAGTAAGCTATGGGTTCGTTTCTTGTGTTGAGTATTGCTAGGTTCCACGCTATACTGTACTTAGTGAGCTATGGgttcttttcttgtgttgaGTATTGCTAGGTTTCACGCTATACTGTACTTAGTAAGCTATGGgttcttttcttgtgttgaGTATTGCTAGGTTTCACGCTATACTGTACTTAGTAAGCTATGGGTTCGTTTCTTGTTCTGAGTATTGCTAGGTTCCACGCTATACTGTACTTAGTAAGCTATGGgttcttttcttgtgttgaGTATTGCTAGGTTCCACGCTATACTGTGCTTAGTGAGCTATGGGTTCTTTTCTTGAGTTGAGTATTGCTAGGTTCCACGCTCTACTGTACTTAGTAAGCTATGGgttcttttcttgtgttgaGTATTGCTAGGTTTCACGCTATACTGTACTTAGTAAGCTATGGgttcttttcttgtgttgaGTATTGCTAGGTTCCACGCTCTACTGTACTTAGTAAGCTATGGGTTCTCTTCTTGTGTTGAGTATTGCTAGGTCCCACGCTATACTGTACTTAGTAAGCTATGGgttcttttcttgtgttgaGTATTGCTTGGTTCCACGCTATACTGTACTTAGTAAGCTATGGgttcttttcttgtgttgaGTATTGTCAGGTTCCACGCTATACTGTACTTAGTAAGCTATGGGTTCGTTTCTTGTTCTGAGTATTGCTAGGTTCCACGCTATACTGTACTTAGTAAGCTATGGgttcttttcttgtgttgaGTATTGCTAGGTTCCACGCTCTACTGTACTTAGTGAGCTATGGgttcttttcttgtgttgaGTATTGCTAGGTTCCACGCTATACTGTACTTAGTAAGCTATGGgttcttttcttgtgttgaGTATTGCTAGGTTCCACGCTCTACTGTACTTAGTAAGCTATGGgttcttttcttgtgttgaGTATTGCTAGGTTTCACGCTATACTGTACTTAGTAAGCTATGGgttcttttcttgtgttgaGTATTGCTAGGTTCCACGCTCTACTGTACTTAGTAAGCTATGGGTTCTCTTCTTGTGTTGAGTATTGCTAGGTTCCACGCTCTACTGTACTTAGTAAGCTATGGgttcttttcttgtgttgaGTATTGCTAGGTTTCACGCTATACTGTACTTAGTAAGCTATGGgttcttttcttgtgttgaGTATTGCTAGGTCCCACGCTATACTGTACTTAGTAAGCTATGGgttcttttcttgtgttgaGTATTGCTTGGTTTCACGCTATACTGTACTTAGTAAGCTATGGGTTCTTTTCTTGTGTAGAGTATTGCTAGGTTCCACGCTCTGCTGTACTTAGTAAGCTATGGGTTCTTTTCTTGTTCTGAGTATTGCTAGGTTCCACGCTATACTGTGCTTAGTAAGCTATGGgttcttttcttgtgttgaGTATTGCTAGGTTTCACGCTATACTGTTCTTAGTAAGCTATGGGTTCGTTTCTTGTTCTGAGTATTGCTAGGTTCCACGCTATACTGTGCTTAGTGAGCTATGGgttcttttcttgtgttgaGTATTGCTAGGTTCCACGCTCTGCTGTACTTAGTAAGCTATGGgttcttttcttgtgttgaGTATTGCTAGGTTCCACGCTATACTGTACTTAGTAAGCTATGGgttcttttcttgtgttgaGTATTGCTAGGTTCCACGCTATACTGTGCTTAGTAAGCTATGGgttcttttcttgtgttgaGTATTGCTAGGTTTCACGCTATACTGTTCTTAGTAAGCTATGGGTTCGTTTCTTGTTCTGAGTATTGCTAGGTTTCACGCTATACTGTTCTTAGTAAGCTATGGGTTCGTTTCTTGTGTCGAGTATTGCTAGGTTCCACGCTATACTGTGCTTAGTAAGCTATGGGTTCTTTTCTTGAGTTGAGTATTGCTAGGTTTCACGCTATACTGTTCTTAGTAAGCTATGGGTTCGTTTCTTGTTCTGAGTATTGCTAGGTTCCACGCTATACTGTGCTTAGTGAGCTATGGgttcttttcttttgttgAGTATTGCTaggttatataaataataataaataaagacTTTATTTAAAGAGGAAGAACTTAATAGCCAATTGGCTAATAACCTTGTGGCCCTCACCTAAAATATTACATACTAAAAATTTACAATTACACTtactaaaaatatattataaaaaTGGCAGAGAagtatatataaatatatatctatattAAGCTATGTAAAACTAAAT carries:
- the LOC5505761 gene encoding receptor-binding cancer antigen expressed on SiSo cells codes for the protein MKVFRLNFGRLCSCFVFILNLIKKIFGRGRERKTSQSGLPSSASLPTESMSDKWEDWGDEFSIKIEPTSPPPDSAQHAETDEQDLFKDMTPVFQKPKKIAVKKTKSNPNQHMKQVTNRLNFDMTYPPPQADLGSWEDGDDSGGWDAEGMSEQELDIQADKVIREQKQAERERRAMEQQRKKEEREALRQGKKMQHLGTKLH